A window from Physeter macrocephalus isolate SW-GA chromosome 11, ASM283717v5, whole genome shotgun sequence encodes these proteins:
- the CSK gene encoding tyrosine-protein kinase CSK, which produces MSAIQAAWPSGTECIAKYNFHGTAEQDLPFCKGDVLTIVAVTKDPNWYKAKNKVGREGIIPANYVQKREGVKAGTKLSLMPWFHGKITREQAERLLCPPETGLFLVRESTNYPGDYTLCVSCDGKVEHYRIIYHASKLSIDEEVYFENLMQLVEHYTSDADGLCTRLIKPKVMEGTVAAQDEFFRSGWALNMKDLKLLQTIGKGEFGDVMLGDYRGNKVAVKCIKNDATAQAFLAEASVMTQLRHSNLVQLLGVIVEEKGGLYIVTEYMAKGSLVDYLRSRGRSVLGGDCLLKFSLDVCEAMEYLEGNNFVHRDLAARNVLVSEDNVAKVSDFGLTKEASSTQDTGKLPVKWTAPEALREKKFSTKSDVWSFGILLWEIYSFGRVPYPRIPLKDVVPRVEKGYKMDAPDGCPPAVYEVMKNCWHLDAAMRPSFLQLREQLERIKTHELHL; this is translated from the exons ATGTCGGCAATTCAG GCTGCCTGGCCATCCGGTACAGAGTGTATTGCCAAGTACAACTTTCACGGCACTGCTGAGCAGGACCTTCCCTTCTGCAAAGGAGACGTGCTCACCATTGTGGCTGTCACCAAG gacCCCAACTGGTACAAAGCCAAGAACAAGGTGGGCCGTGAGGGCATCATCCCAGCCAACTACGTCCAGAAGCGGGAGGGCGTGAAAGCAGGCACCAAGCTCAGCCTCATGCC CTGGTTCCACGGCAAGATCACGCGGGAGCAGGCAGAGCGGCTCCTGTGCCCACCAGAGACAGGCCTGTTCCTGGTGCGGGAAAGCACCAACTACCCCGGGGACTACACTCTGTGCGTGAGCTGCGACGGCAAGGTGGAGCATTACCGCATCATATACCACGCCAGCAAGCTCAGCATCGACGAGGAGGTGTACTTCGAGAACCTCATGCAGCTGGTGGAG CACTACACCTCAGACGCAGATGGACTCTGTACTCGCCTCATCAAGCCAAAGGTCATGGAGGGCACCGTGGCGGCCCAGGATGAGTTCTTCCGCA GCGGCTGGGCGCTGAACATGAAGGACTTGAAGCTGCTGCAGACCATTGGGAAGGGGGAGTTTGGAG ACGTGATGCTAGGCGACTACCGAGGGAACAAAGTCGCCGTCAAGTGCATTAAGAATGACGCCACTGCCCAGGCCTTCCTGGCTGAAGCCTCGGTCATGAC GCAACTTCGGCATAGCAACCTGGTACAGCTTCTGGGCGTGATCGTAGAGGAGAAAGGTGGGCTCTACATCGTCACCGAGTACATGGCCAAG gggaGTCTGGTGGACTACCTGCGGTCTCGGGGTCGGTCGGTGCTGGGCGGAGACTGTCTCCTCAAGTTCTCACT AGATGTCTGCGAGGCCATGGAATACCTGGAGGGCAACAACTTCGTGCACCGGGACCTGGCTGCCCGCAACGTGCTGGTGTCCGAGGACAACGTGGCCAAGGTCAGCGACTTCGGCCTTACCAAGGAGGCTTCCAGCACCCAGGACACGGGCAAGCTGCCAGTCAAGTGGACAGCCCCCGAGGCCCTGAGAGAGAAG AAATTCTCCACCAAGTCTGACGTGTGGAGTTTCGGGATCCTCCTCTGGGAAATCTACTCTTTCGGGCGAGTGCCTTATCCGAGAATT CCCCTGAAGGACGTTGTCCCGCGGGTGGAGAAGGGCTACAAGATGGACGCCCCCGATGGCTGCCCACCTGCAGTCTACGAGGTCATGAAGAACTGCTGGCACCTGGACGCCGCCATGCGGCCCTCCTTCCTGCAGCTCCGGGAGCAGCTGGAGCGCATCAAAACCCACGAGCTGCACCTGTGA
- the SCAMP5 gene encoding secretory carrier-associated membrane protein 5 yields the protein MSEKVNNFPPLPKFIPLKPCFYQDFEADIPPQHLSMTKRLYYLWMLNSVTLAVNLVGCLAWLIGGGGATNFGLAFLWLILFTPCSYVCWFRPIYKAFKTDSSFSFMAFFFTFMAQLVISIIQAVGIPGWGVCGWIATISFFGTNVGSAVVMLIPTVMFTVMAVFSFIALSMVHKFYRGSGGSFSKAQEEWTTGAWKNPHVQQAAQNAAMGAAQGAMNQPQTQYSVTPNYTPEGLGLKPDMVGRL from the exons ATGTCAG AGAAAGTGAACAACTTCCCACCATTGCCCAAATTCATCCCGCTCAAGCCATGTTTCTACCAAGACTTTGAGGCGGATATCCctcctcagcatctcagcatGACCAAGCGCCTCTACTACCTCTGGATGC TGAATAGCGTAACGCTGGCCGTGAACCTGGTGGGCTGTCTCGCGTGGCTGATCGGAGGCGGGGGAGCTACCAACTTTGGCCTCGCCTTTCTCTGGCTCATCCTCTTCACACCCTGCTCCTACGTCTGCTGGTTTCGGCCCATTTACAAGGCCTTCAA GACTGACAGCTCCTTCAGCTTCATGGCATTCTTCTTCACCTTCATGGCCCAGCTGGTCATCAGCATCATCCAGGCTGTGGGCATCCCAGGCTGGGGTGTCTG CGGCTGGATCGCTACAATTTCCTTCTTCGGAACGAACGTTGGCTCAGCGGTGGTGATGCTCATTCCCACTGTCATGTTCACGGTCATGGCTGTCTTTTCCTTCATTGCCCTCAGCATG GTTCATAAATTCTATCGGGGCAGCGGGGGGAGTTTCAGCAAAGCTCAGGAGGAGTGGACCACGGGGGCATGGAAGAACCCGCACGTGCAGCAGGCGGCCCAGAATGCAGCCATGGGGGCGGCGCAGGGTGCCATGAATCAGCCGCAGACTCAGTATTCTGTCACCCCCAACTACACA CCTGAGGGCCTGGGGCTGAAGCCTGACATGGTTGGACGCCTGTGA